One Thermosphaera aggregans DNA segment encodes these proteins:
- a CDS encoding inositol monophosphatase family protein: MKNARELFEIVKSVSESLTGLLRECYGDTAYSEVIGLGVTGDTSRRIDIVAEEHAVEELRRTGLNIWVVSEEKGLYRLSEKPDYVVLIDPLDGSLNYSVGVPFASVSLAIFPYKQLNPQSIPEDVVGVVENIFTREWYGVINREVYVDGRLVESYPAQRTGIASVYFDTIEELKNLRDFFKNRGWKLRLRVYGSASLESAYASVGKIDHFISLTKKLRNTDIVVGYVIANRLGASITGDVTPSKVFTSNVTTVGRIAISPPERLISISTLNELGQ, from the coding sequence ATGAAGAATGCCCGCGAACTGTTTGAAATCGTCAAGAGTGTTTCTGAAAGCTTAACCGGGTTGCTCAGGGAGTGCTATGGCGACACGGCTTACTCTGAAGTGATAGGTTTAGGCGTGACCGGGGATACTTCTAGACGCATAGATATAGTAGCCGAGGAGCATGCTGTTGAGGAACTGCGTAGAACAGGTCTCAACATCTGGGTTGTTAGCGAGGAAAAAGGCTTGTACAGGTTGAGCGAGAAGCCGGATTACGTGGTACTAATAGACCCGTTAGATGGAAGCCTCAACTACTCCGTGGGAGTACCCTTTGCTTCAGTATCCTTGGCAATATTCCCTTACAAGCAGTTAAATCCTCAAAGCATTCCTGAAGATGTTGTAGGAGTTGTAGAGAACATTTTCACGCGTGAATGGTACGGGGTTATCAATCGCGAAGTATATGTTGATGGAAGACTGGTTGAATCATATCCTGCGCAAAGGACTGGAATAGCATCGGTTTATTTCGATACTATTGAAGAGCTGAAGAACCTGCGTGATTTCTTTAAAAATCGCGGGTGGAAGTTAAGGCTGAGAGTTTACGGGTCGGCATCGCTTGAATCAGCTTATGCATCGGTTGGAAAAATAGACCACTTCATCTCGTTAACGAAAAAACTTAGAAACACCGACATAGTGGTTGGCTACGTAATCGCAAACAGGCTCGGAGCCAGCATTACAGGAGATGTTACGCCTTCGAAAGTCTTCACAAGCAACGTGACCACTGTTGGCAGGATAGCGATATCCCCTCCTGAGAGATTGATAAGCATTAGCACTCTTAACGAGCTAGGTCAATGA
- a CDS encoding pyridoxal-phosphate-dependent aminotransferase family protein, protein MKYPDVVKEVEKIAWPKPMKLFTAGPVACFPEVLEAMKIQMFSHRSKEYQEIHKDTTLRLAKFLEAEKSTILLIPSSGTGFMEASIRNAVSPGGKVLVTVIGEFGNRYREAVERNGRKPVVLEKPLGKPVLPEELDDALKKNPDVEAVTITYNETSTGVLNPLKELAKVAKERGKMVFVDAVSAMGAADIKVDAWGIDLVFSSSQKAFGVPPGLAMAAVSEAVFEKAKNIPERGLYFDLLEIRDVLLKQWSTPTTPPMPQIIGLNVVLRIIEKMGGKEAWLKMYADRAEKIRRGALNLGLKLFAEPGYYSPTITVIYNPPGIKGPVIYEELRKRGFEIAKGYGKVKDDTFRIGHMGYITDEDIDLLFRNLEEVLKSLGVKK, encoded by the coding sequence ATGAAGTACCCGGATGTGGTTAAGGAAGTTGAAAAAATCGCGTGGCCTAAACCAATGAAATTGTTCACCGCGGGCCCTGTCGCGTGCTTCCCCGAAGTCCTGGAGGCTATGAAGATACAGATGTTCAGCCACAGGTCTAAGGAGTATCAGGAGATTCACAAGGATACAACGCTGAGGCTTGCCAAGTTCCTTGAGGCGGAGAAATCAACGATACTTCTAATTCCTTCGAGCGGGACGGGTTTCATGGAGGCCAGTATTAGAAACGCCGTGTCCCCCGGGGGCAAAGTCTTGGTGACCGTGATAGGAGAGTTCGGGAACAGGTATAGGGAAGCGGTTGAGCGGAATGGGAGAAAGCCTGTAGTCCTCGAGAAGCCTTTGGGTAAGCCTGTTTTGCCGGAGGAGTTAGACGACGCTTTGAAGAAGAACCCTGATGTCGAAGCAGTAACGATCACTTACAATGAAACCAGCACGGGCGTGCTCAACCCGTTGAAAGAGTTAGCAAAGGTTGCTAAGGAGCGGGGGAAGATGGTTTTCGTAGACGCTGTCTCCGCCATGGGTGCAGCGGACATTAAGGTGGATGCATGGGGTATCGACCTTGTGTTCTCCAGTAGTCAGAAAGCATTTGGTGTTCCACCGGGGCTTGCCATGGCAGCTGTCAGCGAGGCCGTGTTCGAGAAGGCGAAGAATATTCCGGAGAGGGGATTATACTTCGACCTCTTGGAGATCAGGGACGTGCTTTTGAAACAGTGGTCAACACCTACGACTCCGCCTATGCCCCAGATCATTGGATTGAACGTGGTGTTGAGAATCATCGAAAAGATGGGTGGGAAAGAAGCTTGGTTGAAAATGTATGCTGACAGGGCTGAGAAGATTAGGAGAGGCGCGCTCAACCTCGGCCTCAAGCTCTTCGCCGAGCCAGGCTACTACAGTCCAACCATCACCGTGATATACAATCCCCCGGGAATCAAGGGGCCGGTTATATATGAGGAGTTGAGGAAGAGGGGTTTTGAAATAGCTAAGGGTTACGGTAAAGTAAAGGATGACACATTCCGCATAGGGCATATGGGCTATATAACAGACGAGGACATAGACCTCTTGTTCAGGAACCTAGAGGAAGTCTTGAAATCCCTTGGAGTAAAGAAGTAG
- a CDS encoding MBL fold metallo-hydrolase, whose amino-acid sequence MRIKLIAFDSMGVRSMATFIETSEGTFFIDPGAALAPRRYGLPPHEEELKTLREKLHAIYDYARESDYIVISHYHRDHYLYRVGEEEYYAGKNLLIKHPRVFINPSQRIRAYVLLEKMNVKNLAKSIVYADSTSMKIGRVSLEFSHPLSHGQCGSKLGWVLTTAITEEGVTAIHASDIQGCLCQDSFNYLMRKKPDFLIMSGPPTYLGEDQRDFTNLETLLKNIKQNTVLILDHHLLRDQHYKKYFEKLEKLNTKVKINTAAEFMGEEVRLLEANRNILWKNHDQR is encoded by the coding sequence TTGAGGATAAAGCTGATCGCTTTCGACAGCATGGGAGTTAGATCAATGGCTACTTTCATAGAAACTTCCGAAGGCACGTTTTTCATTGACCCTGGAGCCGCCTTGGCGCCTAGGAGGTATGGTTTACCGCCGCATGAAGAAGAGCTGAAGACTCTGCGAGAAAAACTCCACGCGATATATGACTATGCGAGAGAATCGGACTACATTGTCATTTCACACTATCATAGAGACCACTACCTATACCGGGTGGGAGAGGAAGAGTACTACGCGGGTAAAAATCTTCTCATCAAGCATCCACGAGTATTCATAAACCCTAGTCAGAGAATAAGGGCTTACGTCTTGCTAGAGAAAATGAACGTGAAAAACCTTGCGAAATCGATAGTGTACGCGGATTCAACCAGTATGAAGATAGGCCGGGTTTCACTGGAGTTTTCACACCCTCTTTCACATGGACAATGCGGTTCAAAACTCGGATGGGTTTTAACCACCGCGATAACCGAGGAGGGGGTGACCGCAATCCATGCTAGCGATATCCAGGGCTGCCTCTGCCAGGATTCTTTCAACTATTTAATGCGTAAGAAACCGGATTTTCTAATAATGAGCGGGCCACCCACATACCTAGGTGAGGATCAGAGGGATTTCACAAACCTTGAGACGCTGTTAAAGAATATCAAGCAGAACACCGTTCTAATCCTTGATCACCACCTCCTGAGAGACCAGCACTATAAGAAGTATTTTGAGAAGCTGGAAAAGCTGAATACGAAGGTAAAAATCAACACCGCAGCAGAGTTTATGGGTGAAGAGGTTAGATTGTTAGAAGCTAATCGCAACATCCTCTGGAAAAACCATGATCAGAGATGA
- a CDS encoding DUF47 domain-containing protein yields MSTWFWTSKQMEKKILEDHLKHVEKVVETARALEDSISHVKNRDLNSFRKDYEKLSSLEREADVFKRTLMKEVSQVLIHPIDREYLINLTLNIDQIAGYCRAVGKRILILMDASEELEEHVIEYISTVSSKIRHIAELILSALQSLKRSAQETIEYTNEIEKIEEEVDDLKLEAYKIVLKKCNEKSIEWCILSKEIIDTLEEATDRGERVADIIRMLAVSLS; encoded by the coding sequence ATGAGCACCTGGTTCTGGACCTCCAAGCAGATGGAGAAGAAGATTCTTGAAGACCATTTGAAACATGTTGAGAAAGTCGTAGAGACAGCTCGGGCGCTAGAGGACTCTATCTCTCATGTGAAAAATCGCGACCTCAACTCTTTCAGAAAAGATTATGAAAAACTCTCCTCGCTTGAGAGAGAGGCCGATGTTTTCAAGAGGACTCTCATGAAGGAGGTTAGCCAGGTCTTAATCCACCCCATAGACAGGGAGTACTTGATAAATCTGACACTAAACATTGACCAGATCGCAGGCTACTGCCGCGCCGTTGGAAAAAGAATCCTCATACTCATGGATGCTTCAGAAGAGTTGGAGGAGCACGTGATTGAATACATCTCCACCGTTTCTTCTAAAATAAGGCATATTGCCGAGCTCATCCTATCCGCTCTTCAAAGCCTGAAAAGGAGTGCCCAGGAGACGATAGAATACACTAATGAGATTGAGAAAATAGAGGAAGAGGTTGACGACTTGAAGCTCGAAGCGTATAAGATAGTTCTTAAAAAATGCAATGAAAAATCCATAGAGTGGTGTATTCTGAGCAAGGAGATTATCGACACCTTGGAAGAGGCCACTGACAGAGGAGAAAGGGTTGCCGACATTATCAGAATGCTTGCTGTATCTTTAAGCTAG
- a CDS encoding hydroxyacid dehydrogenase: MKILVASRIHEKAIQLLRENGFEVSVVEEPPEEELARLIKGFDGLIVRSKPLVTRKVIESADRLKVIARAGVGLDNIDVEAAKEKGITLINAPESSTQSVAELAVGLMLAVARKIAFSDRKMREGYWAKKEAMGVELSGKTLGVIGAGRIGSAVARIAKYGFNMHILYYDVSCREDLSKELGAECVSIEELLKRSDIVTIHVPLLPETRHMINEQRLRLMKKTAILINTSRGAVVDTAALVKALSEGWIAGAGLDVFEEEPLPRDHPLTKLENVVLTPHIGASTKEAQEKAGIEVARKIVEFFKK, translated from the coding sequence TTGAAGATCCTTGTAGCAAGCCGCATTCATGAGAAGGCAATCCAGCTTCTAAGGGAAAACGGGTTCGAAGTATCAGTTGTTGAGGAACCACCCGAGGAAGAATTGGCGAGGCTGATAAAAGGCTTCGACGGGCTAATAGTTAGAAGCAAGCCCTTGGTTACGAGGAAGGTAATAGAGTCTGCGGACAGGTTGAAGGTAATTGCGAGAGCAGGCGTGGGGCTGGACAATATCGATGTTGAAGCTGCAAAAGAGAAAGGGATTACACTGATCAACGCGCCCGAGTCATCGACCCAGAGTGTTGCAGAGCTCGCTGTAGGATTAATGCTTGCTGTTGCGAGGAAAATAGCCTTCAGTGATAGGAAGATGAGGGAGGGGTACTGGGCTAAGAAGGAGGCGATGGGTGTTGAACTATCAGGCAAAACCCTCGGCGTTATAGGTGCTGGACGCATCGGAAGCGCTGTCGCGAGAATCGCTAAATACGGGTTCAACATGCACATACTCTACTATGATGTCTCCTGCAGGGAGGACTTGAGCAAGGAGCTGGGGGCTGAGTGCGTGAGCATTGAGGAGTTGTTGAAGAGGTCTGACATAGTAACTATTCACGTACCCCTACTGCCCGAGACAAGGCACATGATCAATGAACAGAGGCTGAGATTGATGAAGAAGACAGCCATACTCATAAATACCTCCAGAGGCGCAGTAGTGGACACAGCCGCACTGGTCAAAGCCCTTAGCGAGGGCTGGATAGCTGGGGCCGGGCTGGACGTGTTTGAAGAGGAGCCTCTGCCAAGGGATCACCCGTTGACGAAGCTCGAGAACGTTGTGTTAACACCTCACATCGGGGCTAGCACGAAGGAGGCGCAGGAGAAAGCCGGCATAGAGGTTGCCAGGAAGATAGTGGAGTTCTTCAAGAAGTGA
- a CDS encoding inorganic phosphate transporter: MEPIVLVIIGYCLAFFMAVNIGGNDAANPVDTAVGSGVLTVRQALALFSIGVFAGALLQGSFVIKTIGKGIVPTIPLAGAVATVLAAGSWVLIATLKGMPISTSQSIVGSVIGVGLGMVLKGELSLGDLNFSVLSNIVLSWIISPLSAILLSLSLYTVLQKRLTMLETTPGGRRAIKILMILTLLFSAYSFGANDVANATGVYLFVTSKYLGLPDAHTMLVLASMGAAGIVVGGWSIGRKVIDTVAYKITKLDYGSGVVAEASNSLTVWLFTTIPSWLIGYGMPISTTHASVSSIIGVGLAKYGRKWFQGSKSVVLKIVFSWLLTLPITIIIGAILYHIIGLLVGVI; the protein is encoded by the coding sequence ATGGAACCAATAGTGCTTGTGATAATCGGGTACTGCCTCGCGTTTTTCATGGCAGTGAATATCGGGGGAAACGATGCCGCTAACCCGGTGGACACGGCCGTAGGCTCCGGCGTCCTAACAGTTCGTCAAGCTCTCGCCCTTTTCTCGATAGGGGTTTTCGCAGGGGCTCTGCTACAAGGCTCGTTCGTGATCAAAACCATTGGGAAGGGCATCGTCCCCACAATACCATTAGCCGGAGCTGTAGCGACAGTCCTGGCAGCGGGTTCATGGGTGTTGATAGCTACTTTGAAAGGAATGCCGATTTCAACATCTCAGAGTATTGTGGGAAGTGTGATAGGCGTTGGCCTTGGAATGGTTCTTAAAGGCGAGCTGTCCCTGGGAGACTTGAATTTCAGTGTTCTATCCAACATTGTGTTAAGCTGGATAATATCGCCGCTATCAGCAATACTTCTCTCACTAAGCCTTTACACGGTTCTTCAAAAACGTTTAACAATGCTTGAAACCACTCCGGGAGGGAGGAGGGCTATTAAAATACTCATGATCCTCACACTGCTATTCTCAGCATACTCTTTCGGCGCTAACGATGTTGCGAACGCTACAGGGGTTTACTTATTTGTAACATCGAAATACCTTGGCTTGCCCGATGCCCACACAATGCTTGTTCTCGCGTCAATGGGTGCTGCAGGCATCGTGGTGGGCGGCTGGAGTATCGGTCGTAAAGTAATAGACACTGTTGCGTACAAGATAACGAAGCTCGACTACGGGTCAGGAGTGGTTGCTGAAGCTTCAAACTCTCTTACCGTTTGGCTATTCACAACTATTCCCTCGTGGCTAATAGGCTACGGCATGCCAATATCAACCACTCACGCATCAGTCTCATCTATTATTGGAGTAGGGTTGGCTAAGTACGGGAGGAAATGGTTTCAAGGCAGTAAAAGCGTTGTGTTAAAGATTGTCTTCTCCTGGTTGCTAACTCTCCCCATAACTATAATAATCGGAGCAATACTTTATCATATTATAGGGCTCCTGGTGGGGGTTATATGA
- a CDS encoding ParB N-terminal domain-containing protein: protein MSFFEIKTKHLVLKITLEEVSKLHIHEEIIPEMYEKLVEKIRQDGFFKDPVIVDEKTLVVLDGMHRVAAAQTLKFPYMPVCLIDYDNPEVKLRSWCRTAFKKSSSPSEALSVISRLGLRMTKVASIDDAFALLKARKLVVAVTDGDSVSGVVSPASDIKIIYDWVKKIEHALKNSGFDVGYVTEEEALEKARKGEVTVSLITPTITKEEVRKVALRGEVFAHKATRHIVPARPMNVKVPLNWIDGSIPLEEARRRLSEYLGKKQIKTLPPGTVLDRRYDEELFVFE, encoded by the coding sequence ATGTCGTTTTTCGAGATTAAGACGAAGCACTTAGTATTGAAGATTACCCTGGAGGAAGTGTCCAAGCTCCATATTCACGAAGAGATAATACCGGAGATGTATGAGAAACTGGTGGAAAAGATCAGGCAGGACGGCTTCTTCAAAGACCCTGTCATAGTTGATGAGAAGACACTGGTAGTGCTTGATGGAATGCACCGGGTTGCGGCTGCGCAGACTCTGAAATTCCCGTACATGCCGGTCTGCCTAATAGATTACGACAACCCCGAGGTCAAGCTCAGGTCCTGGTGTAGAACAGCCTTTAAGAAGTCTAGCAGTCCTAGCGAGGCATTATCGGTTATATCTAGGCTAGGGCTGAGGATGACGAAGGTGGCAAGCATTGACGACGCCTTCGCTTTGTTAAAAGCGAGAAAGCTTGTAGTAGCGGTAACCGATGGCGACAGCGTTTCAGGCGTGGTCTCCCCGGCAAGCGATATTAAAATAATATACGACTGGGTGAAGAAGATAGAGCACGCGCTTAAAAACTCTGGTTTCGACGTTGGGTACGTAACTGAGGAGGAGGCACTTGAAAAAGCGAGAAAAGGAGAGGTAACGGTTTCACTGATAACCCCTACTATAACAAAGGAAGAAGTCCGCAAGGTCGCGCTGAGAGGGGAGGTCTTCGCTCACAAGGCAACCCGTCACATCGTGCCAGCAAGGCCGATGAACGTCAAGGTGCCGTTAAACTGGATTGACGGGTCAATCCCCTTGGAGGAAGCCAGGAGGAGACTGTCCGAGTATCTAGGCAAGAAGCAGATAAAAACACTGCCTCCGGGCACTGTTCTCGATAGAAGGTATGATGAGGAATTATTTGTTTTCGAATAA
- a CDS encoding encapsulin has translation MLSKNPLDIPSSKKLSSSEVAQALRLAIIAELDAINLYLQLASSIEDEKVRKVFEDVALEEKTHVGEFLAMLKNMDPEQVEELEKGAEEVREITGVETAGSAEPVRKGNAKSWSDFEEFVKAQVRNTVKELSLIRNNLPVIMLGKGASSTVFEREPGKQIIIPLNEVSVNFLISRREVDNWLSGVSDLSLPDVFKASRELVLAEDRLVLERLLECKETITYDVGTWESGDEVVNDVARAVSTLMSSGFHKNIMMIINPARYAKLLRVDSRTGLTTLERVKAFVSNIVITPLISEKETIILSSTPEVVDVAVGGNSEVDYIGPKDGLHEFRAWSSIAARIKNGHGIVILREK, from the coding sequence ATGTTAAGCAAGAACCCGTTAGACATTCCTTCATCTAAAAAGCTGTCGAGTAGCGAGGTGGCTCAGGCGTTACGGTTAGCTATTATTGCTGAGTTAGACGCGATTAACCTGTATTTACAGTTGGCTAGCTCGATCGAGGATGAGAAGGTTAGGAAAGTATTTGAAGACGTGGCTTTAGAGGAGAAGACACACGTTGGAGAATTCCTTGCAATGCTTAAAAACATGGATCCTGAACAAGTGGAGGAGTTGGAGAAGGGTGCTGAAGAAGTGCGGGAGATAACAGGGGTGGAAACAGCCGGTTCCGCTGAGCCCGTGAGGAAGGGGAACGCGAAATCTTGGAGCGATTTCGAGGAGTTTGTTAAGGCTCAGGTTAGAAACACGGTGAAAGAGCTGAGTTTGATAAGGAACAACCTGCCGGTGATAATGCTTGGGAAAGGGGCTTCATCCACGGTGTTTGAGAGAGAGCCAGGTAAACAGATAATTATACCTTTAAACGAAGTATCGGTTAACTTCTTAATCAGCCGGAGAGAAGTCGACAACTGGTTGTCAGGCGTGAGCGATTTAAGCTTGCCCGATGTCTTCAAAGCATCTAGGGAGCTGGTTTTAGCTGAGGACAGGCTTGTATTGGAACGGCTCCTCGAGTGTAAGGAAACCATCACATATGATGTCGGCACATGGGAGAGTGGAGATGAGGTTGTTAACGATGTTGCGAGAGCGGTTTCAACCCTGATGTCTTCAGGCTTCCATAAAAATATTATGATGATAATTAATCCTGCCAGGTATGCTAAGCTGTTAAGAGTTGATTCTAGAACAGGGTTAACCACCTTGGAAAGGGTTAAAGCCTTCGTATCCAACATTGTTATTACGCCGCTCATCAGCGAGAAGGAGACCATAATACTCTCCTCAACACCAGAGGTGGTCGACGTGGCCGTAGGCGGCAACTCCGAGGTTGACTACATAGGGCCTAAAGACGGTCTTCACGAGTTCAGGGCTTGGTCGTCAATAGCTGCTCGCATAAAGAATGGACACGGTATAGTGATTCTCAGAGAGAAATAG
- a CDS encoding M24 family metallopeptidase, whose translation MDFTGKILSIIQDLKVDALILTAPDNTEYFTGVPTIADSTQILYADKNGSVKLYVPVLEFYRFRDSLKDRAEVYGVSKSIKPDDAVVVDKDWKEIINDLLRESVKVGVDKSFPSTLSHLLTELPGERIVDASGRIWKERMVKTREEVDVIKKAIEITSKGIYTLASMVTEGVTEAELTGYFEERVRREGVSQYAFEPIISFKPNNSYPHNVPTSRKLGRSDIILVDVGVKYGGRCSDITRILKYGRLGEEEKKALELVEQALHVGIESIQPGVKAGEPALKVVEFFEKNGVGKKFIHGLGHGIGVVVHEPPYLRLGSETVLEPGMVFTVEPGLYYPGKFGVRLEEDVLLTKKGPRILSGKTRLIIDLAR comes from the coding sequence TTGGATTTCACCGGTAAGATTCTGAGCATAATTCAAGATTTGAAAGTGGACGCCCTTATTCTAACAGCCCCGGATAACACCGAGTACTTCACAGGTGTTCCGACAATCGCCGACTCCACCCAAATCCTCTATGCAGATAAAAACGGAAGCGTAAAACTCTACGTTCCTGTCTTAGAGTTCTACAGGTTCCGGGATAGTTTAAAAGACAGGGCTGAAGTGTACGGTGTTTCTAAATCGATTAAACCGGATGATGCTGTAGTGGTCGATAAGGATTGGAAAGAAATAATTAACGATCTACTAAGAGAGAGCGTGAAAGTTGGTGTTGACAAATCCTTTCCATCCACTCTTTCACACTTGTTGACAGAGCTACCGGGCGAGAGAATCGTTGACGCTTCCGGCAGGATATGGAAGGAGAGAATGGTTAAGACAAGGGAGGAGGTTGACGTGATAAAGAAGGCTATTGAAATAACTTCTAAAGGCATATACACGCTGGCATCAATGGTTACTGAAGGAGTTACCGAGGCCGAGCTGACAGGTTACTTCGAGGAAAGAGTTAGAAGAGAGGGAGTCAGCCAATATGCTTTCGAGCCCATTATCTCCTTCAAGCCCAACAACAGCTACCCACACAACGTCCCAACATCCAGGAAGCTGGGTAGGAGCGATATTATACTAGTAGATGTCGGGGTGAAGTATGGGGGTAGGTGTAGCGATATTACAAGGATTTTAAAATACGGGAGGCTGGGCGAGGAGGAGAAGAAAGCTCTTGAGCTTGTGGAGCAAGCTCTCCACGTAGGTATAGAGTCCATACAACCAGGCGTTAAAGCCGGTGAGCCAGCGTTAAAGGTGGTTGAGTTCTTCGAGAAAAACGGTGTAGGGAAGAAATTTATCCATGGTCTTGGGCATGGAATAGGCGTGGTTGTTCACGAACCACCTTATTTAAGACTGGGGAGTGAAACCGTGCTCGAGCCTGGCATGGTCTTCACCGTTGAACCCGGGCTATACTATCCTGGGAAATTCGGGGTTAGACTTGAGGAGGATGTATTGCTGACAAAGAAGGGTCCTAGGATTCTGTCTGGTAAAACAAGGTTGATCATTGACCTAGCTCGTTAA